One part of the Tunicatimonas pelagia genome encodes these proteins:
- a CDS encoding acetyltransferase, giving the protein MRELILIGGGGHARSVIDVVESAGDFRIMGIADRKEKIGEKVLNYVIIAADSQLASLVNNDRNFLLTVGQVETAETRVRLDRELKQVGGKLARVVSPLARISDYATIAEGAVVMHFALVNAGAQVGRNVIINTRAVVEHDAVVGDFCHISTGAILNGGVKVGNQVLVGSQATVRQGIEIANNVTIGAQSYVNQDILEAGVYVGVPARRIR; this is encoded by the coding sequence ATGCGTGAATTAATTTTAATCGGTGGGGGCGGCCACGCCCGTTCGGTGATCGACGTGGTAGAATCTGCTGGTGATTTTCGGATCATGGGTATTGCTGACCGCAAGGAGAAAATAGGGGAAAAAGTTCTCAATTACGTCATAATTGCCGCTGATAGCCAGTTGGCTTCGCTGGTAAATAATGATCGCAACTTCTTACTCACAGTTGGTCAGGTAGAAACCGCTGAAACGCGCGTACGGTTAGATCGGGAATTGAAGCAAGTTGGAGGTAAATTAGCTCGGGTAGTTTCACCCTTGGCTCGGATATCTGACTATGCTACGATAGCCGAAGGTGCCGTAGTGATGCATTTTGCGCTAGTGAATGCCGGAGCTCAAGTAGGGCGTAACGTGATTATAAATACGCGGGCCGTGGTAGAACATGATGCAGTGGTGGGTGATTTTTGCCATATTTCTACCGGAGCAATTCTCAATGGGGGAGTAAAAGTAGGTAACCAAGTGTTGGTTGGTAGTCAGGCTACCGTCAGACAAGGCATAGAAATTGCAAATAATGTAACAATTGGTGCCCAGTCTTACGTAAATCAAGATATTTTAGAAGCCGGTGT
- a CDS encoding glycosyltransferase family 4 protein, with the protein MSSDKNSKKKLIILCPYPLGGAPSQRFRYEQYLSILKDYGYEYRIYSFLNTKTNRILYRPGHSLQKLSGIILGYLRRIKHLGAIRRANAVLIHREATPLGPPLVEWIIAKVLKKPIIIDFDDAIWLEDKSGVNRWISQLKWRSKVANVFRWSYSVSAGNAYLAEFGRQHNPNTLINPTTIDTEHYHNQLVNQDTSFVTIGWTGSHSTLKYLTSIVQVLKQLAQNHTFRFVVIANRPPELDLPNLDFIKWAQSTEVEDLMKINIGIMPLPDDSWAQGKCGFKALQYLALGIPAVVSPVGVNQNIVQNGVHGYHAITNDEWYNSLAKLLVDAQLRKNMGQAGQKQVVDHYSVVANTPNFMSLLP; encoded by the coding sequence TTGAGTAGTGATAAAAATAGTAAAAAGAAGTTAATTATTCTCTGTCCTTACCCATTAGGAGGAGCTCCCAGTCAGCGCTTCCGCTACGAGCAATATTTATCTATACTAAAGGACTACGGATACGAGTACCGGATTTATTCTTTTTTAAACACCAAAACTAACCGGATATTATATCGCCCCGGACACTCGTTACAGAAGCTAAGCGGAATTATTTTGGGTTATTTGCGAAGGATAAAGCACCTTGGAGCCATTCGCCGAGCAAATGCTGTACTAATTCATCGAGAGGCTACTCCGTTGGGACCACCCTTGGTTGAGTGGATAATCGCCAAAGTTTTAAAAAAGCCCATCATCATTGACTTTGACGATGCCATTTGGCTGGAAGATAAATCAGGAGTCAACCGCTGGATTTCTCAGCTCAAGTGGCGCAGCAAGGTTGCCAACGTGTTCCGATGGAGTTACAGTGTCAGTGCCGGCAATGCCTATCTGGCCGAATTTGGTCGGCAGCACAATCCAAATACTCTTATCAATCCCACCACAATTGACACCGAGCACTACCACAACCAGCTCGTCAATCAGGATACATCCTTCGTTACTATTGGCTGGACGGGTTCGCACTCTACTTTAAAGTATTTAACATCGATCGTTCAGGTACTAAAACAACTCGCTCAAAATCATACGTTTCGTTTTGTTGTTATTGCCAACCGGCCACCCGAATTAGATTTGCCCAATTTGGATTTTATCAAATGGGCTCAATCAACCGAAGTGGAAGATTTGATGAAGATCAATATTGGCATTATGCCACTACCCGACGACTCTTGGGCGCAGGGAAAATGTGGCTTTAAAGCCTTGCAGTACTTGGCTCTCGGTATTCCAGCAGTAGTTTCGCCGGTGGGGGTTAATCAGAATATTGTGCAAAATGGAGTACACGGCTACCACGCCATCACTAACGACGAATGGTACAATTCACTGGCAAAATTATTAGTTGATGCTCAACTTCGTAAGAACATGGGGCAAGCTGGACAAAAGCAAGTAGTTGACCATTACTCCGTTGTCGCTAACACGCCCAATTTTATGAGTCTGCTACCCTAA
- a CDS encoding DegT/DnrJ/EryC1/StrS family aminotransferase, giving the protein MVTQFIQEVRRHYQRPSGAIYLIETAMFGNEHEFINNCLDSRKVSTIGEEVGQFEETIARRLGVKYALATSSGTAALHLGLMAIGVKSRDWVLTSPFTFIATSNAILQAGGQPLFIDIERATLGLSPTKLEEFLVRETYSNSSGHCYHRASERRIAACLPIHVFGHPANLPEIDKLCRRYNIPVLEDAAEGLGSSVCGQSVGTFGDVGVVSFNGNKIITSGGGGMLLTDDESIYRKAFRRANQLKSSVNNDVVEVNYNYRMPALNAALGLAQWQHLDQGIQQKRTLYNWYSNLFSESSIEVIKEPSESYSNYWLQAIVFSDQQQRDSFVEKTNEAGIETRAAWKLLHRYPLFNHRFHTPLPNAEWAESCIANIPSTIMPDA; this is encoded by the coding sequence ATGGTTACGCAGTTTATCCAGGAAGTACGTCGGCACTACCAAAGACCGTCAGGGGCAATTTACCTGATTGAAACCGCAATGTTCGGTAATGAACATGAGTTTATCAACAATTGTCTGGATTCTCGTAAAGTATCGACCATTGGTGAGGAAGTTGGGCAGTTTGAGGAAACGATAGCTCGTAGGCTGGGAGTAAAGTATGCTTTGGCAACATCCAGTGGTACCGCCGCTTTACACCTCGGGCTAATGGCAATAGGAGTAAAATCCCGGGACTGGGTACTCACGTCTCCCTTTACGTTTATTGCAACCTCTAACGCAATTCTTCAAGCGGGTGGTCAGCCATTGTTTATTGATATTGAACGTGCTACATTGGGACTTTCTCCGACAAAGCTGGAAGAATTTTTAGTCCGAGAAACGTACTCAAATTCCTCAGGACATTGTTATCATCGGGCGAGTGAGCGACGGATTGCCGCCTGTCTGCCAATTCACGTGTTTGGTCACCCGGCTAATCTACCCGAAATTGATAAGCTATGCCGACGGTACAATATTCCGGTGTTAGAAGACGCAGCGGAAGGTTTGGGTAGTTCAGTATGTGGACAATCGGTAGGTACATTTGGAGATGTGGGAGTAGTGAGCTTTAACGGGAATAAAATTATTACCAGTGGGGGGGGGGGAATGTTGCTAACGGATGATGAATCAATCTATCGGAAGGCTTTTCGCCGGGCAAATCAATTGAAAAGCTCAGTGAACAACGACGTGGTAGAAGTGAATTATAATTACCGAATGCCCGCCCTAAACGCGGCACTTGGGTTGGCGCAGTGGCAGCACCTCGACCAAGGTATACAACAGAAAAGAACTCTTTACAATTGGTATTCTAATCTCTTTAGCGAATCAAGCATCGAAGTCATTAAAGAACCTTCTGAATCATACTCCAATTACTGGCTGCAAGCGATCGTTTTCTCCGATCAGCAACAGCGGGATAGCTTTGTAGAAAAAACCAACGAAGCAGGCATTGAAACTCGAGCTGCCTGGAAATTGCTCCATCGGTACCCACTATTCAATCATCGCTTTCATACACCGCTCCCCAATGCGGAGTGGGCAGAATCTTGTATCGCGAATATTCCTTCAACCATTATGCCCGATGCGTGA